One Cyclopterus lumpus isolate fCycLum1 chromosome 7, fCycLum1.pri, whole genome shotgun sequence DNA window includes the following coding sequences:
- the LOC117733183 gene encoding uncharacterized protein LOC117733183 produces MYKSKKPNKAAVTHLLNMEFDSRRRFMTSDVLKEQDRATKILEAYPCFRELDHVLDELQRIIQLTNSQYISEMQNRWKTFYSKVQFYGVMKMAMKPPKTLNGVEHITAVFRALPLLFPSSSLPPKKLGSSSEALFHVLATSEDPNGFMQQRPLSSPVLLVSEDNCIIAIGKTPVTTFTMDRLNEGLLYVMAYYYVLHMTYPKCISTLLSVLQTEVLQDSIHEQDLTPHYKKVMGEWKSFSE; encoded by the exons ATGTACAAGTCCAAAAAGCCAAACAAAGCTGCGGTAACTCATTTGCTgaacatggaatttgactctcGAAGACGCTTCATGACCTCTGATGTTTTAAAGGAGCAAGACAGAGCAACAAAGATTCTAGAGGCTTACCCTTGTTTCAGAGAACTGGATCAT GtgctggatgagctgcagcgaATCATCCAACTGACCAACTCCCAGTACATATCAGAGATGCAGAACAGATGGAAAACCTTCTATTCAAAGGTCCAGTTTTATGGAGTGATGAAGATGGCCATGAAGCCTCCTAAAACTTTGAATGGAG TGGAGCATATCACAGCTGTCTTCAGAGCGCTGCCACTGCTCTTTCCGTCCAGCTCTTTGCCACCGAAGAAACTGGGCTCAAGCAGCGAGGCTCTTTTCCATGTCCTAGCG ACTTCCGAGGATCCTAACGGTTTCATGCAGCAGCGACCCCTGTCTTCTCCGGTTCTGCTCGTTTCTGAGGACAACTGCATAATCGCCATCGGAAAAACACCTGTGACCACCTTCACCATGGACAGACTTAATGAGGGACTTCTCTACGTCATGGCATATTACTATGTCCTGCACATGACCTACCCCAAGTGCATTTCTACACTACTGTCAGTACTGCAGACAGAGGTACTTCAAGATTCAATTCATGAGCAGGACTTGACCCCTCACTACAAAAAAGTGATGGGTGAGTGGAAGtcattcagtgagtga